One genomic window of Legionella jordanis includes the following:
- a CDS encoding exopolysaccharide biosynthesis protein: MHQSSRRSSDVLSEMVHHDFKTGMTYQGLLDKLGERAFGIALLLFALPSALPFSAVPGISFIFSLPIAIFACQMILARNTLWLPKFVARKQVPCDRLGKVIEKALPYLKKVEHLSKPRWAFMSIRAMDIITGLLILLLSILLMLPIPLSNFIISSLIIVFSLGFIEKDGVFIAIGYVSTLTYLLLMYWLFWASIRAIVGL, encoded by the coding sequence ATGCATCAATCCTCCAGGCGTTCTTCTGATGTATTGTCAGAAATGGTCCATCATGACTTTAAGACCGGTATGACCTATCAAGGCTTACTGGATAAGCTCGGTGAACGTGCTTTCGGGATAGCCTTACTCCTATTTGCCTTGCCAAGTGCACTGCCTTTTTCAGCCGTTCCTGGGATATCATTTATCTTTAGTTTACCGATTGCCATTTTCGCATGCCAAATGATATTGGCAAGAAATACCCTCTGGCTACCTAAGTTTGTGGCAAGAAAACAGGTTCCTTGCGACAGACTTGGCAAAGTGATTGAAAAGGCCTTGCCTTATTTAAAAAAAGTTGAGCATTTATCGAAACCGCGCTGGGCTTTTATGTCCATTCGTGCCATGGACATAATAACAGGCTTACTCATTCTTTTATTATCGATTTTGCTGATGTTACCCATTCCGTTGAGCAATTTTATTATTTCTTCATTAATTATTGTCTTCAGTCTGGGTTTTATTGAAAAAGACGGTGTGTTTATCGCCATTGGATACGTTTCGACTTTGACCTACCTGCTCTTAATGTACTGGCTATTTTGGGCGTCCATTCGAGCGATTGTCGGTTTATGA
- a CDS encoding lytic transglycosylase domain-containing protein produces MRTLLLTIYLLCISSLAQATSGTDYLNRFMTYSKWSQNLPTQADAEFLAFIDGDTPLAQRLREKWLYQLVRQKDWDTYSKHYKPSNDVNLQCFALMAKYQLGNHQEALTGAIPLWLNGDSQPPGCNALFNLLLTENFDEKLITKRLALALDKRNLGLSHYLLKQYKPARLKEVKILDGIWQSPGRITQLQPGELHDLFYLFGLKRMVSINMDQAIKLFNSSQTRTMLNHAEQQDFLAHLVLYKSMRNSKDTDYWFSKIEPAYYNDLLLDWQIRYALKRQRWSEVIRLVNYSKEKDNPCWQYWLARALEAKGEHNKAKEMYQSVSKSRNYYGFLASLRLKTKPNFENEPPVKDPSILKPYQPITENVKTLYLSKQALQASRLLNDFVMELPKEDKSALAYWLANDLQWHGKSVYLSNTEELNNQLSLRFPLPYRSTVSEYSKNYSIPPEFIYAIIRQESGFRDDVVSPAGARGLMQLMPLTANAVAKHEKISYGDKAQLFSFQKNINIGVAYLRQLSNRYGQHFLLVAAAYNAGPQQVNYWLKNHPPKQIDIWIETLPWRETRNYLKNVIAFYAVYQYRMNAKPDLAAFLKPL; encoded by the coding sequence ATGAGAACCCTATTATTAACCATCTACCTCCTATGCATTTCCTCATTAGCTCAGGCGACATCAGGAACAGACTATTTGAACCGCTTCATGACATACAGCAAATGGAGCCAAAACCTGCCTACGCAAGCGGATGCTGAATTTCTGGCGTTTATCGATGGCGACACCCCCCTTGCACAACGGCTTCGTGAAAAATGGCTTTATCAATTGGTTCGCCAAAAGGATTGGGACACTTACAGCAAGCACTACAAACCGTCTAATGATGTCAATTTGCAGTGTTTTGCTTTGATGGCAAAGTACCAACTCGGCAATCATCAGGAAGCATTAACCGGGGCAATACCGCTTTGGTTAAACGGAGATTCGCAGCCACCGGGCTGCAATGCCTTGTTCAATCTGTTATTGACCGAGAATTTCGATGAAAAATTAATTACCAAACGCCTGGCTTTGGCCCTGGATAAACGCAATCTGGGCTTGAGCCACTATTTATTAAAGCAATACAAACCGGCAAGGCTTAAAGAGGTAAAAATTCTTGATGGAATCTGGCAGTCTCCAGGGCGCATTACTCAACTGCAGCCTGGTGAATTGCATGATCTCTTTTATCTCTTTGGTTTAAAGCGAATGGTGTCCATTAATATGGATCAAGCCATTAAATTATTTAACAGCAGCCAAACCAGAACCATGCTTAATCATGCCGAACAGCAGGATTTTTTAGCGCATTTAGTCCTTTATAAATCCATGCGGAACAGCAAGGACACCGATTATTGGTTTTCAAAAATTGAGCCTGCTTATTACAACGACCTACTGTTGGATTGGCAAATCCGTTATGCGCTCAAGCGCCAACGATGGTCTGAAGTGATACGTCTGGTCAATTATTCAAAAGAAAAAGACAACCCCTGTTGGCAATATTGGTTGGCACGCGCTTTAGAAGCCAAGGGAGAGCACAATAAAGCAAAAGAAATGTATCAAAGCGTTTCAAAGTCCCGAAACTATTATGGTTTTCTGGCCAGCTTGCGTCTTAAAACCAAGCCCAATTTTGAAAATGAGCCTCCAGTTAAAGATCCCTCTATCCTGAAACCTTATCAGCCCATCACCGAGAACGTGAAAACCTTATACCTTTCCAAGCAAGCCTTGCAAGCCTCAAGATTGCTCAATGATTTTGTTATGGAACTTCCCAAGGAAGATAAAAGTGCTTTGGCCTATTGGTTGGCCAACGATTTACAATGGCATGGGAAATCCGTTTACTTAAGTAACACCGAAGAATTAAATAACCAGCTTAGCTTGCGTTTTCCTCTCCCCTACCGCAGCACGGTGAGTGAATATTCCAAAAATTACAGCATTCCTCCTGAGTTCATTTATGCCATCATTCGCCAGGAAAGCGGTTTTCGTGATGATGTAGTGTCCCCTGCAGGCGCTCGTGGTCTCATGCAACTTATGCCCCTGACCGCAAACGCAGTGGCCAAACATGAAAAAATTTCCTATGGCGACAAAGCCCAACTGTTTTCATTTCAGAAAAACATCAATATTGGTGTTGCTTACCTAAGGCAATTATCAAATCGTTATGGGCAGCATTTCCTTTTAGTGGCCGCCGCGTACAATGCCGGCCCACAACAAGTTAATTACTGGCTGAAAAATCATCCTCCCAAGCAAATTGATATTTGGATAGAGACGCTCCCCTGGCGGGAAACACGCAATTATCTTAAAAACGTCATTGCTTTTTATGCCGTTTATCAATACCGAATGAACGCTAAACCTGATTTAGCTGCTTTTCTCAAGCCTCTGTAG
- a CDS encoding HAD-IB family hydrolase, with amino-acid sequence MEKFRDYKTVAVFDFDGTITHKNSTLPFLKFLSGDEFNWKFLKKIPKAIAYQLRMIDVDQLNTAIAEGFLKNLSRDFLFRNGAEFAELIIPKLIRDSAFSRLNWHKKQGHHCILATSAYNIYVDYWAKTSGFDDIASTKIQFDDNEQATGRLEGKSCNGREKLRRVLELVRHPEIVYAYGDSYGDKELLAYATYPYYRRFR; translated from the coding sequence ATGGAAAAATTTAGGGATTATAAAACGGTTGCCGTGTTTGACTTTGACGGCACCATCACCCATAAAAACAGCACCCTCCCTTTCTTAAAATTCCTCTCTGGAGATGAATTCAATTGGAAGTTTTTAAAAAAAATCCCTAAGGCCATTGCTTATCAATTGAGGATGATTGATGTCGACCAATTAAATACAGCAATTGCTGAGGGATTTTTAAAAAACTTATCCAGGGACTTTTTATTTAGAAACGGTGCTGAGTTTGCCGAGCTTATCATTCCTAAACTCATTCGAGACTCAGCTTTCTCACGACTGAATTGGCACAAAAAACAGGGGCACCATTGCATTTTAGCCACCTCGGCATACAACATCTATGTTGATTATTGGGCAAAAACCAGTGGTTTTGATGACATTGCCTCGACTAAGATCCAGTTTGATGACAATGAACAAGCTACAGGCCGTCTTGAAGGAAAAAGTTGCAACGGCCGCGAGAAATTGCGGCGCGTGCTTGAATTAGTTAGACATCCAGAAATTGTTTATGCCTATGGCGACAGCTACGGCGATAAAGAACTTCTGGCTTACGCAACCTATCCTTACTATCGCCGCTTTAGATGA
- a CDS encoding COG1470 family protein: MKELLSRLLVCVSALILCSKMFAGTPLWTFSPLTATTVSVSPSGTALIQYLITNQSRKTHTLSMTPIPGVNPILSGANGCPNPFILGYQQSCVLTLQVVGSTLQGNVVGGPKVCSQGNPLQCYQPSPGQTLNIRLQPAPSETVLSSSVSNLALTVNGKARTITITNAGAEAATGVTYTASALPAGTTITPTSCGTILPGGSCQLTITPAATPSAAPGDVNATPIRLSIRGDNSNTLVVNVNVLTYGSVYQSGFLFAIDDSTPGSTSISGKVAALVDQASFATGGKIWSSDSSGNPVFDVVPGIYQPAVPPNNCAANIDGACNTSVIVAYYSARITNPSIDLSLYAAGLCRLPIAGYNDWYLPAICEMGYDRTNQGTGCGTQASPTLQNMQSNLVENGNVGGLFLAYWSSTESSIIIPTNAWNQFFSPGPPFPLAFQDEDSKDELIAVRCVRAITP; this comes from the coding sequence ATGAAAGAATTATTGAGCAGATTGCTTGTCTGCGTGAGCGCTTTGATTTTATGCAGCAAGATGTTTGCTGGCACCCCTCTGTGGACGTTTAGTCCTTTAACTGCAACCACCGTATCAGTTTCCCCCAGTGGCACAGCATTGATTCAATATTTAATTACCAACCAATCCAGAAAAACACATACTCTAAGCATGACGCCCATTCCGGGAGTCAATCCCATTCTCTCCGGCGCGAATGGTTGCCCAAATCCGTTTATTTTGGGTTATCAGCAATCTTGTGTTTTAACCCTGCAGGTGGTGGGTAGTACTTTGCAAGGAAATGTGGTTGGTGGACCTAAGGTTTGTTCTCAAGGTAATCCTTTGCAATGTTACCAGCCAAGCCCAGGACAAACTTTGAATATTAGGCTGCAGCCGGCACCCAGTGAAACGGTATTAAGCAGCAGTGTGTCCAACCTGGCCTTAACCGTCAATGGTAAGGCGAGAACCATTACCATCACCAATGCGGGTGCAGAGGCTGCAACGGGTGTGACTTATACGGCCAGCGCTTTACCAGCTGGAACAACCATTACGCCAACCAGTTGTGGAACAATTTTGCCTGGTGGCTCTTGTCAGTTAACCATAACTCCTGCTGCCACTCCCAGTGCGGCTCCTGGTGATGTCAATGCCACGCCAATCCGCTTGAGCATCAGAGGGGATAACAGCAACACGTTGGTTGTTAATGTCAATGTTCTTACCTATGGCAGCGTTTACCAATCAGGGTTTTTGTTTGCCATTGACGACAGTACCCCAGGTTCAACAAGCATTTCCGGGAAAGTGGCTGCACTGGTGGATCAGGCTTCCTTTGCGACAGGCGGTAAGATATGGAGTTCAGACAGCAGTGGCAACCCGGTTTTTGATGTTGTCCCCGGCATTTATCAACCGGCCGTTCCCCCGAATAATTGTGCAGCAAACATCGATGGAGCATGTAATACATCAGTGATTGTGGCTTACTATTCTGCTCGCATTACCAACCCGTCCATTGATTTGTCGCTGTATGCAGCAGGTCTTTGTAGGCTACCAATTGCCGGTTACAACGATTGGTATTTGCCTGCAATTTGTGAAATGGGTTATGACCGTACAAACCAGGGCACAGGTTGTGGAACGCAGGCCAGCCCTACTTTGCAAAATATGCAGTCTAATTTGGTGGAAAATGGCAATGTTGGCGGTTTATTCTTGGCATATTGGAGCTCGACAGAAAGCTCAATCATTATACCAACCAATGCCTGGAACCAATTTTTCTCACCGGGTCCGCCATTTCCCCTGGCTTTCCAGGATGAAGACAGCAAGGATGAACTTATAGCAGTACGATGCGTGCGGGCAATTACGCCTTAA
- a CDS encoding outer membrane protein: MKKKIATSVLTFLTTPLVFAATYAPMKDEPIYVPSYFLSLSVGPVWADDAGRTQTLLLAPEVLKTYAADKSTDALVDGEVFLGWQKTISPGFIGQFGLAAAATSNARLSGDIWDDADPQFNNYTYSYRIHHSHVAAKGKLLMDRGWYVMPWISGSVGVGFNRAEEFNNVPTIPEAVVNANFASHTKTTFTYTLGAGLQKAITPNLQVGVGYEFADWGKSELSRALGQTNGTGLTLDHLYTNGVLFNITFLA; the protein is encoded by the coding sequence ATGAAGAAAAAGATAGCTACCTCAGTTTTAACGTTCTTGACCACTCCTCTTGTATTCGCCGCAACTTATGCTCCGATGAAAGATGAACCCATTTATGTGCCTTCCTATTTTTTGAGCCTGAGCGTGGGTCCAGTTTGGGCAGATGATGCTGGAAGAACACAAACTTTATTGTTGGCGCCTGAGGTTTTAAAAACCTATGCGGCTGATAAAAGCACCGACGCCTTGGTGGATGGTGAGGTGTTTTTGGGTTGGCAAAAAACAATAAGTCCCGGCTTTATTGGGCAATTTGGACTGGCTGCTGCTGCCACGAGTAATGCAAGATTATCTGGTGATATCTGGGATGATGCCGATCCACAATTTAATAATTATACCTACAGCTATCGCATTCATCATAGCCATGTCGCCGCGAAGGGCAAGCTGCTGATGGACAGGGGATGGTATGTTATGCCATGGATTAGTGGAAGCGTCGGGGTCGGTTTTAACCGAGCGGAAGAGTTTAACAATGTGCCTACTATTCCGGAAGCAGTCGTCAATGCAAATTTTGCTTCTCACACAAAAACAACCTTCACTTATACGCTTGGAGCTGGATTACAAAAAGCAATCACTCCGAATCTTCAAGTGGGAGTCGGTTACGAATTTGCAGACTGGGGTAAAAGTGAATTAAGCCGTGCTTTAGGCCAAACCAATGGAACCGGTTTAACCTTAGATCACCTTTACACAAATGGCGTTTTATTCAACATTACATTTCTTGCATAA
- a CDS encoding alpha/beta hydrolase, producing MNPHLHPDSKAFLKRLNERAQTALNGSNLLELPPEQARVAFNQLTAPVEGKLKPIEVHVEDKTINLEDSQLTVRLYKPKKDMTNLPALIYCHGGGYVFGELDFLDYACRALCQGAECLVVQVGFRRAPEHKFPTAHMDCYNVARYVQTHASEFGSNGVLAVGGDSAGGNVAASICHMAKKNKDLDICFQLLFYPWVDLNNQMPSDKTFETGYFLETATLHWMRKQYLSKPEDEKDPVANPQFQTDFSNLPPALIIAAECDPIHDDAKKYFQQLVDAGNWAQFMECGGILHDFCALPSHYDAALLAYSVSSHALKKAFSK from the coding sequence ATGAATCCACATTTGCACCCAGACTCAAAGGCTTTTTTAAAACGCTTGAATGAACGTGCACAAACTGCACTTAACGGCTCTAATCTACTCGAACTTCCGCCTGAGCAGGCCCGTGTAGCATTCAACCAGTTAACTGCGCCGGTTGAGGGTAAATTAAAACCCATTGAAGTTCATGTTGAAGATAAAACAATCAATCTTGAAGACAGTCAGTTAACAGTTCGCCTTTACAAGCCCAAAAAAGACATGACCAATTTGCCTGCCCTGATTTACTGCCACGGCGGTGGTTATGTTTTTGGTGAATTAGACTTTTTAGATTATGCCTGTCGTGCCCTTTGCCAAGGAGCAGAATGTCTTGTTGTACAGGTTGGCTTTCGTCGTGCCCCAGAACATAAATTTCCAACGGCTCATATGGACTGCTACAACGTGGCACGTTATGTACAAACTCATGCTTCGGAATTTGGCAGCAATGGCGTCCTGGCTGTAGGGGGGGATAGTGCGGGGGGAAATGTGGCTGCAAGCATATGCCACATGGCCAAAAAAAATAAAGATTTAGACATTTGTTTCCAGCTTCTTTTTTATCCCTGGGTGGATTTAAATAACCAAATGCCCTCCGATAAAACATTTGAAACCGGCTATTTCCTGGAAACGGCTACGCTTCATTGGATGAGGAAGCAATATTTATCAAAACCAGAGGATGAAAAAGATCCTGTTGCCAATCCTCAATTTCAAACGGATTTTTCAAATTTGCCGCCGGCTTTAATCATTGCCGCTGAATGTGATCCCATTCATGATGATGCTAAAAAATATTTTCAACAATTGGTCGACGCAGGCAACTGGGCGCAATTTATGGAATGCGGAGGTATTTTGCATGATTTTTGTGCGCTTCCTTCACATTACGATGCGGCCTTACTCGCATACAGCGTCTCAAGCCATGCATTAAAAAAAGCCTTTAGCAAATAG
- a CDS encoding extracellular solute-binding protein: MNRIVFFLLYWFAFSLHAKPVEIVMWHSLAGYLGDEVQKIVADFNGEQKNYRIKLVYKGEYSEAITSFAAAFRAKRPPAIVQIFEVGTTMMLSPAGIIKPVEELMQEQGAKLEKGDFLPAVRSFYSLNDRLMAMPFNSSIPVIFYNADALKQLGYNSENFPQTWGEMEILARKAKQHGFACTYTTAYPAWIQIEAFSAIHGLPMIDPKRSVAVFNNEAVIKQLKRLKDWQRKGYFEYGGRNSDATILFTSGRCLLFSQSSGAYNGLAELVKFKVGMAQLPLDASISAKRHNNVIGGAALWVVAGHRPEVYQGIAQFFSFLARPSIQKEWHQKTGYLPLGVSGNYAQIAPTTAHPALKLAQIDLAQSQANWTSPIGPQNLIRTINDEALEAIFAAMKSPQKAMDEAVSRANYSLLRFLRNIDS, translated from the coding sequence ATGAATCGAATAGTTTTCTTCCTTCTTTATTGGTTTGCATTCTCTCTCCACGCCAAACCCGTTGAAATCGTAATGTGGCATTCTCTGGCAGGTTATTTGGGAGATGAAGTTCAAAAAATAGTCGCAGACTTCAATGGCGAACAAAAAAATTATCGAATCAAGCTGGTATACAAAGGCGAGTACTCTGAGGCAATTACCAGTTTTGCGGCGGCATTTCGCGCCAAGAGGCCGCCGGCCATCGTGCAAATCTTTGAGGTAGGGACTACCATGATGCTTTCACCTGCCGGCATCATCAAACCCGTTGAGGAACTGATGCAAGAGCAGGGGGCTAAGCTAGAAAAAGGCGATTTTTTACCTGCTGTACGCTCATTTTATAGTTTGAATGACCGGCTTATGGCTATGCCTTTTAATAGTTCAATCCCGGTTATCTTTTACAATGCGGATGCCTTGAAGCAATTGGGCTACAACTCAGAGAACTTCCCCCAAACCTGGGGGGAAATGGAGATCTTGGCTAGAAAAGCTAAACAACATGGATTTGCCTGCACTTACACCACCGCTTACCCCGCCTGGATTCAGATAGAAGCCTTTTCGGCCATCCATGGATTGCCCATGATTGATCCCAAACGTTCAGTAGCAGTTTTTAACAATGAGGCTGTGATAAAGCAGTTAAAACGGCTAAAAGATTGGCAAAGAAAAGGCTACTTTGAATATGGGGGGCGAAATAGTGATGCCACCATTTTGTTTACCAGCGGACGTTGTTTATTGTTTAGCCAATCCTCCGGCGCCTATAACGGGCTTGCGGAACTGGTGAAATTCAAAGTTGGCATGGCTCAATTGCCCCTAGATGCTTCCATAAGCGCTAAACGGCACAACAATGTAATTGGGGGCGCTGCTTTATGGGTCGTGGCCGGTCATCGTCCTGAAGTATATCAAGGCATTGCCCAATTTTTTTCATTTCTTGCGAGACCTTCCATCCAGAAAGAATGGCATCAGAAAACAGGTTATTTGCCTTTGGGAGTGAGTGGCAATTACGCGCAAATCGCGCCGACAACGGCTCATCCTGCCCTGAAACTTGCCCAAATCGATTTAGCCCAATCGCAAGCCAATTGGACCTCGCCAATAGGTCCTCAAAATTTAATTCGTACCATCAATGACGAAGCACTGGAAGCGATATTTGCTGCTATGAAAAGCCCCCAAAAAGCAATGGATGAAGCCGTATCGCGAGCGAATTACAGTTTGTTGCGATTTTTGCGCAACATTGACTCCTAA
- the ugpQ gene encoding glycerophosphodiester phosphodiesterase translates to MQWQIPEKIIGHRGASAYAPENTLLAFDRALALGCHFLEFDVMVSADGEPFIFHDDHLKRTTNGQGEFGLVTAEYLSSLDAGAWFSRKFRGEKIPHFRQALEWLDENNVQANIEIKPYPGTTEQTTVAVLSHINRYWPSNKPLPLISSFDLAALQLCRNLAPEMPLGLLLDKWDEHWLQKARELQCFSVHYNKRALTAERVASIKAQGFNLLVYTVNRKRQAKKLFEWGVDAIFSDYPDLLA, encoded by the coding sequence ATGCAGTGGCAAATCCCTGAAAAAATAATTGGTCACCGCGGGGCTTCAGCTTATGCCCCGGAGAATACTCTGCTTGCCTTTGATAGGGCATTAGCGCTCGGCTGCCATTTTCTCGAATTTGATGTCATGGTCAGTGCGGATGGCGAACCTTTCATTTTTCATGATGATCATTTAAAAAGGACAACGAACGGACAAGGTGAATTTGGTTTAGTTACCGCGGAATATCTAAGTTCGCTGGATGCTGGAGCCTGGTTTTCGCGCAAATTCCGCGGTGAAAAAATACCGCATTTTCGGCAAGCGCTGGAGTGGCTTGATGAAAATAACGTGCAAGCCAATATTGAAATTAAACCTTATCCAGGGACTACTGAACAAACGACGGTGGCTGTTCTGTCACATATTAATCGTTATTGGCCCAGCAATAAGCCTCTGCCCTTAATATCCAGTTTCGATTTAGCTGCTTTGCAGTTATGCCGCAATCTTGCTCCCGAAATGCCGCTCGGTCTTTTATTGGACAAATGGGATGAGCACTGGCTGCAAAAAGCAAGAGAGTTGCAATGCTTTTCAGTGCATTACAACAAACGAGCGCTCACGGCTGAGCGAGTGGCTTCGATTAAGGCCCAAGGATTTAACCTCCTGGTTTACACCGTTAATCGAAAACGACAGGCAAAAAAATTGTTTGAATGGGGAGTGGATGCTATATTCAGCGATTATCCTGATTTACTAGCATGA
- a CDS encoding Leu/Phe/Val dehydrogenase, whose product MMSIDLIKKNETSAAIQDDFLDYALSHGFGDLHFKVDPQTGMKAIIAVHSTKLGPALGGCRFIEYPNTPSAIYDAMRLARGMSYKAASVNLPLGGGKSVIIKPNKPFDRAAYMHSFGRFINELGGRYITALDSGTQLSDMDIIAQHTPYVASLSSHNGDPSPYTARGVFSGLEAAVAFKLGKDSLQGIHVAIQGLGHVGFALARLLHEQGAQLTVADVNHLAVERAVKEFGATSVSTDMIHKVPCDVFAPCALGAVINDISISQLQTTIIAGAANNQLAHSYHGSILHEKGILYAPDYVLNAGGLIFAASKYFNTPDDEVTKQINGIASSMLEIFKRSQQENRPTSEIADTMAQEKLA is encoded by the coding sequence ATGATGTCTATTGATTTAATAAAAAAAAATGAAACCAGCGCAGCAATTCAAGACGATTTTCTTGATTACGCTTTATCGCATGGTTTCGGTGATCTGCATTTTAAAGTTGACCCTCAAACTGGGATGAAGGCCATCATCGCTGTTCATAGCACAAAATTGGGGCCAGCTTTGGGCGGCTGCCGATTCATTGAATATCCAAACACCCCAAGTGCCATTTATGACGCCATGCGTCTTGCACGCGGCATGAGCTATAAAGCAGCGTCTGTTAATCTTCCTCTGGGCGGTGGCAAATCAGTCATTATTAAACCAAATAAGCCTTTTGACCGTGCTGCCTACATGCATTCTTTTGGCCGCTTTATCAATGAGCTGGGTGGACGCTACATCACGGCTTTAGACAGTGGTACCCAATTGAGCGATATGGATATCATTGCACAGCATACTCCCTATGTCGCCAGTTTATCCAGCCATAATGGGGATCCCTCTCCTTACACAGCCCGTGGTGTTTTTAGTGGGCTTGAGGCCGCTGTAGCATTCAAATTGGGCAAGGATAGCTTGCAAGGCATTCATGTAGCCATTCAAGGTTTAGGACATGTTGGTTTTGCCTTGGCGCGCTTGCTGCACGAACAAGGCGCGCAACTGACTGTAGCCGATGTCAACCATTTGGCCGTTGAACGTGCCGTTAAAGAATTTGGAGCAACGTCTGTTTCAACGGATATGATTCATAAAGTTCCATGCGATGTGTTTGCTCCTTGCGCCCTGGGTGCCGTTATCAATGACATAAGCATCAGTCAATTGCAAACCACCATTATTGCTGGTGCTGCCAATAACCAGTTGGCTCACAGCTATCACGGTTCAATACTGCATGAGAAAGGGATTCTTTATGCACCAGACTATGTTTTAAATGCCGGAGGATTGATATTTGCGGCCAGCAAATATTTCAACACCCCAGATGATGAAGTGACCAAACAAATCAATGGCATTGCCAGCTCAATGCTGGAAATTTTTAAACGCTCCCAACAAGAAAATCGCCCCACGAGTGAGATTGCAGATACCATGGCGCAGGAAAAGTTGGCTTAA
- a CDS encoding class I SAM-dependent methyltransferase, with product MKHLNLTPALYDYMLDVSLREHPVLQALRQETAKLPLGMMQVSPEQAQFMQFMLRAIGARTVLEVGTFTGYSALAMALALPEDGKVITCDINVEWTSKAHPFWREAQQDKKIELRLAPALNSLQNLLAEGYAQTFDFIFIDADKTNYVNYYELALQLIQPQGIIAIDNIFWDGHVIDEQDHGAQTREIRRLNQLIKEDERVDVSLLAIADGLFLLRPRSK from the coding sequence ATGAAGCATTTAAATCTTACGCCAGCTCTCTATGACTATATGCTCGATGTCTCCTTAAGAGAGCATCCAGTCTTGCAAGCCCTGCGTCAAGAAACGGCAAAACTGCCGCTAGGCATGATGCAAGTGTCCCCCGAGCAGGCGCAATTTATGCAGTTTATGTTGCGTGCAATAGGAGCTAGAACAGTATTGGAAGTAGGTACATTCACGGGTTACAGCGCTTTGGCCATGGCTTTGGCCTTGCCGGAAGACGGCAAAGTGATTACCTGTGACATTAACGTGGAATGGACTTCAAAAGCCCACCCCTTCTGGCGCGAGGCTCAACAAGATAAAAAGATTGAATTGCGACTGGCGCCAGCCTTGAATTCTTTACAAAATTTACTGGCTGAGGGTTATGCTCAAACGTTTGATTTTATCTTCATCGACGCCGACAAAACGAATTATGTGAATTATTATGAGTTGGCATTGCAATTAATCCAGCCTCAGGGAATTATAGCCATAGACAATATTTTCTGGGATGGCCATGTTATCGATGAGCAAGATCACGGCGCACAAACCCGCGAGATTAGACGTCTTAATCAGCTGATAAAGGAAGATGAGCGTGTGGACGTTAGCTTGCTTGCTATTGCAGATGGTCTCTTTCTTCTAAGGCCACGTTCTAAATAG